In a genomic window of Streptomyces sp. NBC_01231:
- a CDS encoding sugar ABC transporter permease has product MTKRASDVSVSPPRRRNKYVVAPLVLIAANVVLFALFFVWPAVIGLVYSFTNYTGVGAFQFIGLDNYHNLFGDSTFYDALTRTLLYAVLFVPLNFALSLLAANLLVSKHAKGASVARVLFFIPWLLSPIVVGVLWRWLFGENFGLVNYVIEKLGGSAVPWQSNADLSLIVVVVAASWAWTGFSMLLFIAAIKNVPVSYYEAASLDGAGPWRQFISITLPSIAPTSFIVILLNTINAMKEYPLFVALNNGGPGTSNNLMVQYIYETGFKRGQIGYASAASFVLMLILMAVAIIQLIVNRRVENR; this is encoded by the coding sequence ATGACAAAACGCGCCTCGGACGTGTCCGTGAGCCCGCCCAGGAGACGCAACAAGTACGTCGTCGCGCCGCTCGTCCTCATCGCGGCCAATGTCGTGCTCTTCGCGCTGTTCTTCGTCTGGCCGGCGGTGATCGGGCTCGTCTACTCCTTCACGAACTACACGGGTGTGGGGGCGTTCCAGTTCATCGGACTGGACAACTACCACAACCTGTTCGGGGACTCCACCTTCTACGACGCGCTGACCCGGACGCTGCTGTACGCCGTGCTCTTCGTTCCGCTGAACTTCGCGCTCTCGCTGCTCGCCGCCAACCTGCTGGTGAGCAAGCACGCCAAGGGCGCGTCGGTCGCCCGCGTCCTCTTCTTCATCCCGTGGCTGCTGTCGCCCATCGTCGTGGGTGTCCTGTGGCGGTGGCTGTTCGGTGAGAACTTCGGGCTGGTCAACTACGTCATCGAGAAGCTCGGCGGGAGTGCCGTTCCGTGGCAGTCGAACGCGGACCTGTCGTTGATCGTGGTGGTGGTGGCGGCATCCTGGGCCTGGACGGGCTTCTCGATGCTGCTGTTCATCGCGGCGATCAAGAACGTGCCGGTGTCGTACTACGAGGCCGCCTCGCTCGACGGCGCCGGTCCATGGCGCCAGTTCATCAGCATCACGCTGCCGAGCATCGCGCCCACCTCGTTCATCGTCATCCTGCTCAACACGATCAACGCGATGAAGGAATACCCGCTGTTCGTCGCCCTCAACAACGGCGGACCCGGAACGTCGAACAACCTGATGGTCCAGTACATCTATGAGACCGGCTTCAAACGGGGCCAGATCGGCTACGCGAGCGCCGCGTCATTCGTGCTCATGCTCATCCTGATGGCCGTCGCGATCATCCAGCTGATCGTCAACCGGCGGGTGGAGAACCGATGA
- a CDS encoding family 65 glycosyl hydrolase, producing MISHRSYTVEPWAVRETDLNLEVLAQSESVFALSNGHVGWRGNLDEGEPHGLPGSYLNGVHELHPLPYAEAGYGYPESGQTVINVTNGKVLRLLVDDEPFDLRYGRLVHHERSLDLRRGLLERTCEWISPAGSRVRVRSTRLVSLTQRAIAAVAYEVEPVDSRTRVVIQSELVANESLPESNGDPRAARGLKSPLEPEEDFASGTRLRLVHRTRRSGFRVAVAADHVIDGPEGTTTGSESNVDVSRLTVTSVLDPGQRLRVEKLVAHGWSGVRSRPAMSDQVEAALAAAAHGGWQGLLDEQRAYLDDFWARADVEVDGDEEIQQAVRFALFHVLQAGARAEQRAIPAKGLTGSGYDGHAFWDTETLVLPLLTYTAPDSVAEALRWRQHTLPTARERAAQLGLDGAAFPWRTIEGSEGSAYWPAGTAAFHINAAIADAVVRYTAATGDTRFERDTGVELLVETARLWRSLGHHDHHGVFHIDGVTGPDEYSAVADDNLYTNLMARANLLAAADVCGRHPEQAALLGVDDEESAAWRDAAEAVHVPYNDELGVHEQHAGFTRYQRWDFAGMSADQYPLMLHFPYFDLYRKQVVKQADLVLAMYMCSGFFEKYCDEEQIARNFAYYEPLTVRDSSLSACCQAVVAAQAGHLGLAYDYTAEAALMDLADLEQNTRDGLHVASLAGTWTALVAGFGGLRRDGTSLRFAPRLPDRFSRLAFTLQVRGRRLRVEIGPDKATYTLVSGAPLTIRHHGGALTVNGDGPVVREIPPQKPRPASAQPPHRSPNARR from the coding sequence GTGATCAGCCACCGGTCCTACACCGTCGAACCCTGGGCGGTCCGCGAGACCGACCTCAACCTCGAGGTGCTCGCCCAGAGCGAGTCCGTGTTCGCGCTGTCCAACGGCCATGTCGGCTGGCGCGGAAACCTCGACGAGGGCGAACCGCACGGCCTGCCCGGCTCCTACCTCAACGGTGTGCACGAACTGCACCCGCTGCCCTACGCCGAGGCCGGCTACGGCTACCCGGAGTCCGGCCAGACCGTCATCAACGTCACCAACGGCAAGGTGCTGCGGCTGCTGGTCGACGACGAGCCGTTCGACCTGCGCTACGGCCGCCTCGTCCACCACGAGCGCTCCCTGGACCTGCGAAGGGGACTGCTGGAGCGGACCTGCGAGTGGATCTCGCCGGCCGGCTCCCGGGTCCGGGTCCGCTCGACGCGGCTCGTCTCCCTCACCCAGCGGGCGATCGCCGCCGTTGCCTACGAGGTGGAACCCGTCGACAGTCGCACCCGGGTGGTCATCCAGTCGGAGCTCGTCGCCAACGAGAGCCTGCCCGAGTCGAACGGCGATCCGCGTGCCGCCCGCGGGCTGAAGTCACCGCTGGAGCCGGAGGAGGACTTCGCCTCGGGTACCCGGTTGCGGCTGGTGCACCGCACCCGCCGCAGCGGCTTCCGGGTGGCCGTGGCCGCCGACCATGTCATCGACGGCCCCGAGGGGACCACGACCGGCAGCGAGAGCAACGTGGACGTGTCCCGGCTGACCGTCACCTCCGTCCTGGACCCCGGACAGCGGCTGCGGGTCGAGAAGCTCGTCGCCCACGGCTGGTCCGGGGTGCGTTCCCGGCCCGCCATGAGCGACCAGGTCGAGGCGGCGCTGGCAGCGGCGGCGCACGGCGGCTGGCAGGGCCTGCTGGACGAACAGCGGGCGTACCTCGACGACTTCTGGGCCCGTGCCGACGTCGAGGTCGACGGCGACGAGGAGATCCAGCAGGCCGTCCGCTTCGCCCTCTTCCATGTGCTCCAGGCCGGCGCCCGCGCCGAGCAACGGGCCATCCCCGCCAAGGGGTTGACCGGATCCGGCTACGACGGCCACGCCTTCTGGGACACCGAGACCCTGGTCCTGCCCCTGCTCACGTACACCGCCCCCGACTCCGTCGCCGAGGCGCTGCGCTGGCGGCAGCACACCCTGCCCACCGCCCGGGAACGCGCGGCCCAACTCGGCCTCGACGGCGCCGCCTTCCCCTGGCGGACCATCGAGGGCTCGGAGGGCTCCGCGTACTGGCCCGCCGGCACGGCCGCCTTCCACATCAACGCGGCCATCGCGGACGCGGTCGTGCGCTACACGGCGGCCACCGGCGACACCCGCTTCGAACGCGACACCGGCGTCGAACTCCTGGTGGAGACCGCGCGGTTGTGGCGCTCACTCGGCCATCACGACCACCACGGCGTCTTCCACATCGACGGCGTCACCGGCCCCGACGAGTACAGCGCGGTCGCCGACGACAACCTGTACACCAACCTGATGGCCCGGGCGAACCTGCTGGCCGCCGCCGACGTCTGCGGACGCCATCCCGAACAGGCCGCTCTTCTCGGCGTCGACGACGAGGAGAGCGCCGCCTGGCGGGACGCCGCCGAGGCCGTGCACGTCCCCTACAACGACGAACTCGGCGTCCACGAACAGCACGCCGGCTTCACCCGCTACCAGCGCTGGGACTTCGCCGGCATGAGCGCCGACCAGTACCCGCTGATGCTGCACTTCCCCTACTTCGACCTCTACCGCAAGCAGGTCGTCAAACAGGCGGACCTGGTGCTGGCCATGTACATGTGCAGTGGCTTCTTCGAGAAGTACTGCGACGAGGAGCAGATCGCCCGCAACTTCGCCTACTACGAGCCGCTGACCGTACGGGACTCCTCGCTCTCGGCCTGCTGCCAGGCCGTCGTCGCCGCCCAGGCCGGACATCTCGGTCTCGCCTACGACTACACCGCCGAGGCTGCGCTGATGGACCTCGCCGACCTGGAGCAGAACACCCGGGACGGACTGCACGTCGCGTCCCTCGCCGGCACCTGGACCGCCCTGGTCGCCGGTTTCGGCGGCCTGCGCCGGGACGGCACGTCACTCAGGTTCGCCCCGCGCCTGCCGGACCGGTTCAGCCGCCTCGCCTTCACCCTCCAGGTCCGGGGCAGGCGGCTGCGCGTGGAGATCGGTCCGGACAAGGCCACGTACACCCTGGTGTCCGGCGCGCCCCTGACCATCCGCCACCACGGCGGCGCCCTGACCGTGAACGGCGACGGCCCCGTGGTCCGCGAGATCCCGCCCCAGAAGCCCCGGCCGGCCTCCGCGCAGCCCCCGCACCGCAGCCCCAACGCCCGGCGATGA
- a CDS encoding carbohydrate ABC transporter permease, with protein MTTTDMPRPVDADAGRAVSKKRPRNAGSGGFRRAVPATTLLWILACLYGLPVLWFILSSLKPAGDLFSYPLTLVPHNPTLSGFKAAWDSANFSQYFINTAIVCVITTILTVGVSCCTGYALAKYDNKWLKVFFICILATTMLPSEVMLAPEFLVVRNLGLYNSFAGIILPAVLTATGCFMFRQFFLTVPDELVEAARIDGARELSIFLRIMVPLSRPIMLTLAILSFQWRWNDYIWPLLMLNDPNKFTVQIGIQSIVGAQNINWSVLLGASVISMIPLIAIFLVFQRYVMGADINAGLKD; from the coding sequence ATGACAACCACAGACATGCCACGCCCGGTCGACGCCGATGCCGGACGGGCCGTTTCCAAGAAGCGGCCCCGCAACGCGGGCAGCGGTGGGTTCCGGCGGGCGGTGCCCGCGACGACACTGCTGTGGATCCTGGCCTGCCTCTACGGGTTGCCGGTGCTGTGGTTCATCCTCAGCTCCCTCAAACCGGCCGGGGATCTGTTCTCCTATCCGCTGACGCTGGTTCCGCACAACCCCACCCTGTCGGGTTTCAAGGCAGCGTGGGACAGTGCCAACTTCTCCCAGTACTTCATCAACACGGCCATCGTGTGCGTGATCACGACGATCCTCACGGTGGGTGTCAGCTGCTGCACCGGGTACGCGCTGGCCAAGTACGACAACAAATGGCTCAAGGTCTTCTTCATCTGCATCCTGGCCACCACGATGCTGCCGTCCGAGGTCATGCTCGCCCCGGAGTTCCTGGTGGTCCGCAACCTCGGCCTCTACAACTCGTTCGCCGGCATCATCCTCCCGGCCGTGCTCACCGCGACCGGATGCTTCATGTTCCGCCAGTTCTTCCTGACGGTTCCCGACGAACTCGTCGAAGCAGCGCGCATCGACGGAGCCCGCGAACTGTCGATCTTCCTGCGGATCATGGTGCCGCTCTCCCGGCCCATCATGCTGACCCTCGCCATCCTGTCCTTCCAGTGGCGGTGGAACGACTACATCTGGCCGCTGCTGATGCTCAACGACCCCAACAAGTTCACCGTGCAGATCGGCATCCAGAGCATCGTGGGCGCACAGAACATCAACTGGTCGGTACTGCTCGGCGCGTCGGTCATCTCCATGATCCCTCTGATCGCCATCTTCCTGGTCTTCCAGCGCTACGTCATGGGTGCCGACATCAACGCCGGACTGAAGGACTGA
- a CDS encoding nucleoside/nucleotide kinase family protein produces the protein MPLTFEDLLTRARALIRPGHRALLGIAGSPGAGKSTLAEQLVRTLNGPRDPWVAHVPMDGFHLADIELDRLGRRDRKGAPDTFDAAGYAALLRRLREEEGDDGDVVYAPGFERVLEQPIAGAIPVPSTARLVVTEGNYLLLDTGAWARVRPQLDEVWFCEWDEEERVRRLVDRHEEFGKSHEEAVAWVLRSDQRNARLVAATRERADLVVRGVVGWPDGAGPHRAGGGPGAVGADAGE, from the coding sequence GTGCCGCTGACCTTCGAAGACCTGCTCACCCGGGCCCGCGCCCTCATCCGGCCCGGCCACCGAGCCCTGCTCGGCATCGCCGGCAGCCCCGGCGCGGGCAAGTCGACGCTGGCCGAGCAGTTGGTGCGTACGCTCAACGGCCCCCGGGACCCGTGGGTGGCGCACGTCCCCATGGACGGCTTCCACCTCGCCGACATCGAGCTGGACCGGCTCGGGCGACGGGACCGCAAGGGCGCGCCCGACACCTTCGACGCGGCCGGGTACGCGGCGCTGTTGCGGCGGCTGCGCGAGGAGGAGGGTGACGACGGGGACGTGGTGTACGCGCCCGGCTTCGAGCGGGTTCTGGAGCAGCCGATCGCGGGGGCGATTCCGGTGCCGTCGACGGCCCGGCTGGTCGTGACCGAGGGGAACTACCTGCTCCTCGACACCGGCGCGTGGGCCCGGGTCCGGCCGCAACTGGACGAGGTGTGGTTCTGCGAGTGGGACGAGGAGGAGCGCGTCCGGCGACTGGTGGACCGGCACGAGGAGTTCGGCAAGAGCCACGAGGAGGCGGTGGCCTGGGTGCTGCGCTCGGACCAGCGCAACGCGCGGCTGGTCGCGGCGACCCGTGAGCGGGCGGACCTGGTGGTGCGGGGCGTCGTGGGGTGGCCGGACGGGGCCGGACCTCACCGTGCCGGCGGCGGACCGGGGGCGGTTGGAGCGGACGCCGGCGAGTGA
- the prcB gene encoding proteasome subunit beta, translated as MTWNENGGRMGEEFFTPGMSSFTDFLAAHRPELLSTRRVLPDGVAAAPDQVPHGTTILALTYRDGVLIAGDRRATMGNLIAQRDLEKVHPADDYTAVAFAGTVGLALDLVKLYQVELTHFEKIEGVAMTLDGKARRLAGMIRQNLGQAMQGLAVVPLLIGYDAAAPEDRKGRIFSFDVAGGLYEKTDFHAEGSGSPYARGALKKLFHPGMDRREAALAALQALYDAADDDSATGGPDVSRRIFPIVSVITEDGFERLPEPETEALSRDMVEQRGNRPDGPNARP; from the coding sequence ATGACGTGGAACGAGAACGGCGGGCGCATGGGGGAGGAGTTCTTCACCCCGGGGATGTCGTCCTTCACCGATTTCCTGGCGGCACACCGCCCCGAACTCCTGAGTACCCGGCGTGTCCTGCCGGACGGCGTCGCCGCCGCACCCGACCAGGTGCCGCACGGCACCACCATCCTCGCCCTCACCTACCGCGACGGGGTGCTGATCGCCGGCGACCGGCGGGCGACGATGGGAAACCTCATCGCCCAGCGTGACCTGGAGAAGGTGCACCCCGCCGACGACTACACGGCCGTCGCCTTCGCCGGCACCGTCGGCCTCGCGCTGGATCTGGTGAAGCTCTACCAGGTCGAGCTGACGCACTTCGAGAAGATCGAGGGCGTCGCCATGACCCTCGACGGCAAGGCGCGCCGCCTGGCCGGCATGATCCGGCAGAACCTAGGCCAGGCCATGCAGGGCCTCGCCGTCGTACCGCTGCTCATCGGTTACGACGCCGCGGCACCCGAGGACCGCAAGGGCCGCATCTTCAGCTTCGATGTCGCCGGCGGGCTGTACGAGAAGACCGACTTCCACGCCGAGGGCTCCGGATCGCCGTATGCCCGGGGTGCGTTGAAGAAGCTGTTCCACCCGGGCATGGACCGGCGCGAGGCCGCGCTGGCAGCGCTCCAGGCCCTGTACGACGCGGCCGACGACGACTCCGCCACCGGCGGCCCGGACGTGAGCCGCCGGATCTTCCCCATCGTGTCCGTCATCACCGAGGACGGCTTCGAGCGGCTGCCCGAACCGGAGACGGAGGCGCTGAGCCGCGACATGGTCGAGCAGCGCGGCAACCGGCCCGACGGACCGAACGCGAGGCCGTGA
- a CDS encoding ATPase, producing MQDALPPCPLVVGIDVGGTKTHLRAFAGDDLVADHVRPSSGWRPHDPVAAAAWVAALVAGALPAGARPSAVAVGGHACETPRQCHQIRTALHLHFDAPALVMGDAELLVPAAGLVRGVGLVAGTGSVAVGRLADNSLVQVGGWGAVLGDEGGSAGLVREAVRSVWAAHDRGESPDELAKSLVAAFGVDEVPALGAALERATDVSAEWGRHAPVVFTAAEAGSLLARTVITEGGRSLAALVRRLADRGVPVEDVVVAGSTVLAQPALYEAFVTSLTTSVPGARPRPLDAAPVEGAVAMARSLL from the coding sequence GTGCAGGACGCCCTTCCCCCATGTCCTCTCGTGGTCGGTATCGACGTGGGCGGCACCAAGACGCATCTCCGCGCCTTCGCGGGGGACGACCTGGTCGCCGACCATGTCCGCCCGAGCAGTGGCTGGCGGCCGCACGACCCCGTGGCCGCGGCCGCCTGGGTCGCGGCACTGGTCGCCGGGGCACTGCCGGCGGGCGCGCGCCCGTCGGCCGTCGCCGTGGGCGGCCACGCCTGTGAGACACCCCGGCAGTGCCACCAGATACGCACCGCGCTGCATCTGCACTTCGACGCCCCCGCACTCGTCATGGGCGACGCCGAACTCCTCGTACCGGCCGCCGGCCTCGTGCGGGGTGTCGGCCTGGTCGCCGGCACCGGTTCCGTCGCGGTCGGCCGCCTCGCCGACAACAGCCTCGTCCAGGTCGGCGGCTGGGGCGCGGTGCTCGGGGACGAGGGCGGCTCGGCGGGTCTCGTCCGCGAGGCCGTACGGTCCGTCTGGGCGGCCCACGACCGCGGCGAGAGCCCCGACGAACTCGCCAAGAGCCTGGTCGCCGCGTTCGGCGTCGACGAGGTACCGGCACTCGGCGCGGCCCTGGAGCGGGCCACCGACGTCTCCGCCGAGTGGGGCCGGCACGCACCCGTGGTGTTCACCGCCGCCGAGGCGGGATCCCTCCTCGCCCGTACGGTGATCACCGAGGGCGGCCGCTCCCTGGCCGCGCTCGTCCGACGGCTCGCCGACCGCGGAGTGCCGGTCGAGGACGTCGTGGTCGCCGGCAGCACCGTGCTCGCCCAACCCGCCCTGTACGAGGCCTTCGTGACGTCCCTGACCACGAGCGTGCCCGGGGCCCGCCCGAGGCCTCTGGACGCAGCGCCGGTCGAGGGAGCGGTGGCGATGGCCCGTTCACTCCTCTGA
- a CDS encoding extracellular solute-binding protein: MTTVGVRRSRRLGRGGIRRLVPLAAVASAGALLLSACGSGSDSGGNSKSLTFWISTVPGQDAGWKKMVAQYKKETGVSVKLVNIPYDGYTTKLHNAAQANSLPDVATVPALDPIWSNKLIDLKSIANNKSNKINANFLAKDSSGKVLAIPSDVTASGMFINKSLFKKAGVSFPASPQKTWTWTDFIAAANKVREKTGAKYSLTFDQSPSRLRAMVYEMGGKYVHADSSGKFSADAATKKAVKYFVGLNDDKTMPKSVWTSGADPAAMFQSGDVVAYWSGVWQVPAFAESIKKFDWASVPTPAQPVQASDVNSGGLTVGFNNNGDAATAGTKFLSWLYEPAHYQALCEASGFLPVESGLNPKYPFTSEAAQAAFKLYNESIPLYAPISGYFNTAQTNWVLKGKSLTEDPTKTELGKAINGQQSADKALQNIVDGYNQQVGG; encoded by the coding sequence ATGACCACTGTGGGTGTGCGGCGCTCCCGCCGACTCGGCCGCGGCGGCATACGCCGCCTGGTTCCCCTCGCTGCCGTGGCCTCGGCAGGTGCCCTGCTGCTCTCCGCCTGCGGGTCGGGCTCCGACTCGGGCGGGAACTCCAAGTCGCTGACGTTCTGGATCTCCACGGTTCCGGGGCAGGACGCGGGCTGGAAGAAGATGGTGGCGCAGTACAAGAAGGAAACCGGCGTCTCCGTCAAGCTCGTCAACATCCCCTACGACGGCTACACGACGAAGCTGCACAACGCCGCGCAGGCGAACTCCCTGCCCGACGTGGCGACCGTGCCGGCGCTGGACCCGATCTGGTCGAACAAGCTGATCGACCTCAAGTCCATCGCCAACAACAAGAGCAACAAGATCAACGCCAACTTCCTCGCCAAGGACTCGTCCGGGAAGGTGCTGGCCATCCCCTCGGACGTCACCGCGTCCGGCATGTTCATCAACAAGTCGCTGTTCAAGAAGGCCGGCGTCTCCTTCCCGGCCTCGCCCCAGAAGACCTGGACCTGGACCGACTTCATCGCTGCGGCGAACAAGGTCCGCGAGAAGACCGGCGCCAAGTACTCCCTGACCTTCGACCAGTCGCCGTCCCGGCTGCGCGCCATGGTGTACGAGATGGGCGGGAAGTACGTCCACGCGGACTCCTCCGGCAAGTTCTCGGCGGACGCCGCGACCAAGAAGGCCGTGAAGTACTTCGTCGGACTGAACGACGACAAGACCATGCCGAAGTCGGTGTGGACCAGCGGCGCCGACCCGGCTGCCATGTTCCAGAGCGGTGACGTGGTCGCCTACTGGTCCGGCGTGTGGCAGGTGCCCGCCTTCGCGGAGAGCATCAAGAAGTTCGACTGGGCGAGCGTCCCGACTCCCGCCCAGCCGGTGCAGGCCAGCGACGTCAACAGCGGCGGCCTGACGGTGGGCTTCAACAACAACGGCGACGCGGCCACCGCGGGGACGAAGTTCCTGTCCTGGCTGTACGAGCCGGCCCACTACCAGGCGCTGTGCGAGGCGTCCGGGTTCCTGCCGGTCGAGAGCGGTCTGAACCCGAAGTACCCCTTCACCTCCGAGGCGGCGCAGGCGGCGTTCAAGCTGTACAACGAGTCGATCCCGCTCTACGCCCCGATCTCCGGGTACTTCAACACCGCCCAGACGAACTGGGTGCTGAAGGGCAAGAGCCTCACCGAGGACCCGACCAAGACGGAGCTCGGCAAGGCGATCAACGGCCAGCAGTCGGCCGACAAGGCCCTGCAGAACATCGTGGACGGCTACAACCAGCAGGTCGGCGGCTGA
- a CDS encoding ROK family protein codes for MARASRLTESASAVFAVLAGAGTATRPQLATLAGLSKPTVSSAVAELENARLAAHSGTASSGTGRSAAVYRLGPAAGAVLAVDLGPAFTRVRGCALDGTLLAQATGSREGAADVVRQALDGLPDGAPLRTIVVAVGDVTVPQKRGTGVRPATAKAGPVFDAMAVALPPGVPIHLENNVNCAALAELHEGAARGRDTFGYLRIGVGIGLGIVVGGRVLRGANGAAGELARLPYPWDVGREPAQEALEEYIGARSLLWRAAEAWPDEDGPCPRTAEQLFALAGKGRAAARAVIGRHAVDVGRLAAAVTAVLDPGLIVLGGSTGADPQLLPGVRAELARLSWPTEVVSSTVGDLGTVVGAARLAVSRGVQTVTEAGGEKD; via the coding sequence GTGGCGAGAGCCTCTCGCCTGACCGAGAGCGCGAGCGCGGTGTTCGCCGTGCTGGCCGGGGCGGGCACCGCGACCCGGCCGCAGCTCGCGACCCTGGCGGGTCTGTCCAAGCCGACGGTGTCCTCCGCCGTCGCGGAACTGGAGAACGCCCGGCTCGCCGCCCACTCCGGCACCGCCTCCAGCGGCACGGGCCGTTCCGCCGCCGTCTACCGTCTCGGCCCCGCCGCCGGGGCCGTACTCGCCGTCGACCTCGGCCCCGCCTTCACTCGGGTACGCGGCTGCGCCCTGGACGGCACCCTGCTCGCCCAGGCCACCGGCTCCCGGGAGGGCGCCGCCGACGTGGTGCGCCAGGCCCTCGACGGGCTGCCGGACGGTGCTCCGCTGCGCACCATCGTCGTCGCGGTCGGTGATGTCACCGTGCCGCAGAAACGGGGGACCGGCGTGCGTCCCGCGACCGCCAAGGCCGGCCCCGTGTTCGACGCCATGGCCGTCGCGCTGCCGCCGGGCGTACCCATCCACCTCGAGAACAACGTCAACTGCGCGGCGCTCGCGGAGCTGCACGAAGGCGCCGCCCGCGGTCGTGACACCTTCGGATACCTGCGGATCGGCGTCGGTATCGGCCTCGGCATCGTGGTCGGCGGCCGGGTGCTGCGCGGAGCCAATGGCGCGGCCGGCGAGCTGGCCCGACTGCCGTACCCGTGGGACGTCGGCCGTGAGCCGGCGCAGGAGGCGCTGGAGGAGTACATCGGCGCCCGCTCGCTCCTGTGGCGGGCGGCCGAGGCCTGGCCGGACGAGGACGGGCCGTGCCCGCGCACCGCCGAGCAGCTCTTCGCCCTGGCCGGGAAGGGCCGGGCGGCGGCCCGCGCCGTGATAGGCCGCCATGCCGTCGACGTCGGCCGTCTCGCCGCCGCCGTGACCGCCGTATTGGACCCGGGACTGATCGTCTTGGGCGGCAGCACCGGCGCGGACCCGCAGCTCCTGCCCGGTGTGCGGGCCGAGCTCGCCCGGCTGAGCTGGCCCACCGAGGTGGTCAGCAGCACGGTCGGGGACCTGGGCACGGTCGTGGGCGCCGCCCGGCTCGCGGTCTCCCGAGGAGTCCAAACCGTGACCGAGGCCGGGGGGGAGAAGGATTGA
- a CDS encoding beta-phosphoglucomutase family hydrolase yields MTELGLPEGILACLFDLDGVVTRTAVVHAAAWKEMFDAFLRERDGEHFRPFDDTDYDEYVDGRPRADGVRSFLASRDIDLPEGGPDDPPSAPTVHGLGNRKNERVLEKIRTDGVEAYDGTLRYIAAARARGLRTAIVSSSANCRDVLRAIDAEDLFDVRVDGVVAAERGLPGKPRPDTFLAAARDLGVDAAHSAVFEDALAGMDAGRSGHFGYVVGVDRVGQTDALYTHGADVVVKDLAELGGKA; encoded by the coding sequence ATGACGGAGCTCGGACTTCCCGAAGGCATCCTTGCCTGCCTCTTCGACCTCGACGGCGTGGTCACCAGGACGGCCGTTGTGCACGCGGCCGCCTGGAAGGAGATGTTCGACGCGTTCCTGCGCGAACGCGACGGCGAACACTTCCGGCCGTTCGACGACACGGACTACGACGAGTACGTCGACGGCCGACCGCGCGCCGACGGCGTCCGATCCTTCCTCGCCTCCCGGGACATCGACCTGCCCGAGGGAGGGCCGGACGACCCGCCGAGCGCCCCGACGGTCCACGGACTCGGCAACCGCAAGAACGAACGCGTCCTGGAGAAGATCCGCACCGACGGCGTGGAGGCCTACGACGGCACCCTGCGCTACATAGCGGCGGCGCGCGCCCGGGGCCTGCGCACCGCGATCGTCTCCTCCAGCGCCAACTGCCGCGACGTCCTGCGTGCGATCGACGCCGAGGACCTCTTCGACGTACGCGTCGACGGAGTGGTCGCCGCCGAGCGCGGGCTGCCGGGCAAACCCCGTCCCGACACCTTCCTGGCCGCGGCACGGGACCTGGGCGTGGACGCCGCGCACTCCGCCGTCTTCGAGGACGCCCTGGCCGGCATGGACGCGGGCCGCTCGGGCCACTTCGGATACGTCGTCGGTGTCGACCGGGTCGGACAGACCGACGCCCTGTACACGCACGGAGCCGACGTGGTCGTGAAGGACCTCGCCGAACTGGGAGGCAAGGCGTGA
- a CDS encoding DUF6355 family natural product biosynthesis protein, protein MPVRRMVTSALGSAALVLATMGAVTTAAGPAAAAPCGFYETGSDAYYNHCTSDGSRVVIKVEVAWAPDYERCVAPGTSWLGGASKIDGAYYVGRTC, encoded by the coding sequence TTGCCTGTTCGTCGTATGGTGACCAGCGCCCTCGGTTCGGCCGCCCTCGTGCTCGCCACGATGGGCGCGGTGACCACCGCCGCGGGCCCGGCGGCCGCCGCCCCGTGCGGTTTCTACGAGACCGGCTCCGACGCCTACTACAACCACTGCACCTCCGACGGCTCACGGGTCGTCATCAAGGTGGAGGTCGCCTGGGCGCCCGACTACGAGCGGTGCGTCGCGCCCGGCACGTCCTGGCTGGGCGGCGCGAGCAAGATCGACGGCGCCTACTACGTCGGCCGCACCTGCTGA